A window of Mixophyes fleayi isolate aMixFle1 chromosome 10, aMixFle1.hap1, whole genome shotgun sequence contains these coding sequences:
- the NDUFS3 gene encoding NADH dehydrogenase [ubiquinone] iron-sulfur protein 3, mitochondrial produces the protein MMLAGVRAARGLLRRACVLRVPPQVRCEGTTADTQPTVRPRDIALEKNLSAFGEYVAEILPKYVQQVQVTCYGELDIMIHPDGIIPVMTFLRDHTNAQFKSLADLTAVDVPTRENRFEIIYNLLSLRYNSRIRVKTYSDELTPVDSLVSVHKAADWYEREVWDMYGVFFANHPDLRRILTDYGFEGHPFRKDFPLSGYVEVRYDDEVKRVVAEPVQLSQEFRKFDLSSPWEVFPAHREEQESPKLEAGETKGEAK, from the exons ATGATGCTGGCTGGAGTACGGGCAGCGCGGGGCCTGCTCCGCAGAG CCTGTGTTCTCCGTGTGCCACCGCAAGTACGGTGTGAGGGCACCACCGCAGACACACAAC CGACTGTTCGTCCAAGAGATATCGCGTTGGAGAAAAATCTCTCTGCGTTTGGGGAGTATGTTGCGGAGATTCTGCCCAAATATGTTCAGCAGGTTCAG GTAACATGCTATGGGGAATTGGACATTATGATCCATCCAGACGGCATTATACCGGTCATGACATTTCTCCGTGATCATACAAATGCTCAGTTTAAATCCTTGGCTGACCTGACAGCTGTTGACGTCCCGACAAGGGAAAATCGCTTtgaa ATCATTTACAACCTGCTGTCTTTGCGCTATAACTCCAGGATCCGCGTGAAGACTTACTCAGATGAACTTACTCCGGTTGACTCGCTTGTGTCCGTCCACAAAGCTGCAGACTGGTATGAGAGAGAG GTCTGGGACATGTACGGGGTGTTTTTCGCTAATCATCCAGATCTGAGAAGAATTCTAACAGATTACGGGTTTGAGGGGCATCCGTTCCGGAAGGACTTCCCTCTCTCTGGATACGTGGAG GTGCGCTACGATGATGAGGTTAAACGTGTGGTGGCGGAGCCAGTGCAGTTGTCGCAGGAATTCCGAAAATTTGATTTGAGCAGCCCGTGGGAGGTCTTCCCAGCTCACCGGGAGGAACAAGAGAGCCCCAAACTGGAGGCAGGAGAAACCAAGGGAGAAGCAAAATAG
- the KBTBD4 gene encoding kelch repeat and BTB domain-containing protein 4, translating to MDPSEEAAAQSLASSTEDNYFVTYTFTDRSHSSRVAQSIMKLCMEEELFADVTILVEGKEFQLHRLVLSAQSCFFRSMFASNLKEGRNRVIQLQDVSESVFQLLVDYIYHGTVKLRLEELQETYEVADMYQLTSLFEECSRFLVRTVQVKNCLQIMWLADQHSDTSLYTAAKHCAKTHLSQLCDTEEFLNLPLRLLTDIIADGVPCSQKPTIAIKNWIHFNKEEREEYSEILLSSLKEIGENVHIYLIGKEESRTHSIAVSLHCAQDDSISVSGQNSLCHQITAACKHGADLYVVGGSIPRRMWKCNMETMDWERCAPLPRDRLQHTLVSVPSKDAIYSLGGKTLQDTLSNVVIYYRVQDNVWTETSQLEVSISGAAGVNLNGLIYLMGGEENDLDFFTKPSRIIQCFDTNAEKCHVKPYLLPFAGRMHAAVHKDLIFIIAEGYSLVCYNPLLDSFTRLCLPEVWSCRPSFWKIASCNGCIYIFRDHYKKGDANTFKLNPATSVVTVTSGIRFLLTNLQFLLA from the exons ATGGACCCTTCAGAAGAGGCCGCTGCTCAGAGCCTAGCGAGCTCCACAGAGGACAATTATTTTGTGACGTACACATTCACAGACCGCTCCCATAGCAGCCGCGTGGCTCAGAGCATTATGAAGCTGTGCATGGAAGAAGAGCTGTTTGCTGACGTCACTATTTTAGTGGAAGGGAAAGAGTTCCAGCTGCACAGGCTGGTTCTCTCTGCCCAAAGCTGCTTTTTCCGCTCCATGTTTGCCTCCAATCTGAAGGAGGGGCGTAACCGCGTCATCCAGCTGCAGGACGTGAGTGAGAGCGTCTTTCAGCTGCTGGTAGATTACATTTACCATGGGACAGTGAAGCTGAGGCTGGAGGAGCTGCAGGAGACCTACGAGGTGGCTGACATGTACCAGCTGACGTCTCTGTTTGAAGAATGCTCTCGCTTCCTGGTGAGGACGGTGCAGGTGAAAAACTGTCTGCAGATCATGTGGCTGGCGGACCAGCACAGCGATACGTCTCTCTACACTGCGGCCAAACACTGTGCCAAAACCCACCTGTCACAGCTGTGCGATACAGAGGAGTTCCTGAACCTGCCTTTGCGGTTGCTGACGGACATCATTGCAG ATGGAGTGCCTTGTTCACAGAAACCCACCATCGCTATCAAAAACTGGATCCATTTCAATAAGGAAGAGCGGGAGGAATATTCTGAAATACTGCTTTCTAGCCTGAAG gaAATTGGAGAAAACGTGCACATCTATCTGATTGGGAAGGAGGAATCTCGCACACACTCCATTGCCGTCTCTCTGCATTGTGCACAAGATGACTCTATAAGTGTAAGTGGGCAGAATAGTTTGTGCCACCAGATCACAGCGGCCTGCAAGCATGGCGCTGACCTGTATGTGGTGGGGGGCTCCATCCCTCGGCGTATGTGGAAATGTAACATGGAGACCATGGACTGGGAGCGGTGCGCACCCCTCCCTCGCGACCGCCTGCAGCACACGCTGGTGTCTGTCCCAAGCAAGGATGCTATATACTCCCTTGGTGGTAAGACGCTACAAGACACTCTCTCTAATGTGGTCATTTACTATCGAGTACAAGACAATGTCTGGACAGAAACTAGCCAACTGGAGGTCTCTATCTCGGGAGCCGCAGGCGTAAACCTTAATGGTCTTATCTACCTGATGGGAGGCGAGGAGAACGACTTGGACTTCTTCACAAAACCCTCCCGTATCATTCAGTGTTTTGACACCAACGCCGAGAAGTGCCACGTGAAACCCTACCTGCTGCCCTTCGCCGGGCGCATGCACGCAGCCGTTCACAAGGACTTGATCTTCATTATAGCAGAGGGATACTCGCTGGTCTGTTACAACCCGCTACTGGACAGCTTCACGCGGCTCTGTCTCCCCGAGGTCTGGAGTTGCCGGCCATCTTTCTGGAAAATCGCCAGCTGTAACGGCTGCATTTATATATTCCGAGATCACTACAAGAAAGGGGACGCCAACACCTTCAAATTAAACCCGGCCACCTCTGTGGTGACGGTGACCAGCGGTATTCGGTTCTTGCTTACCAACCTGCAGTTCCTGTTGGCATGA
- the PTPMT1 gene encoding phosphatidylglycerophosphatase and protein-tyrosine phosphatase 1, with product MTLQSVATRVLFYPTLLYNVVMEKVSRRKWYDRIDETVILGALPFRGMSDTLIKEESVRGVITMNEEYETRHLCHNSQQWEALGVEQLRLSTVDFTGVPTLQHLQKGVEFVHKHQQMGNSVYIHCKAGRSRSATMVAAYLIERHKWKPDVATSFITDIRPHILIRNSQQQILEQFYLSVTNSEAPGNGG from the exons ATGACCCTACAATCGGTAGCTACCCGTGTTCTATTTTACCCGACCTTACTATATAACGTAGTAATGGAGAAAGTCTCCCGCCGGAAGTGGTATGATAGGATCGATGAGACGGTTATACTTGGAGCGTTGCCCTTCCGAGGAATGAGTGACACG TTAATTAAAGAAGAGAGTGTTCGAGGGGTCATCACTATGAATGAAGAATATGAGACCAGACATTTGTGCCATAATTCTCAG CAGTGGGAAGCTTTGGGTGTGGAACAGCTGAGACTCAGCACCGTCGACTTCACCGGGGTCCCAACTCTGCAGCACTTACAGAAGGGGGTGGAGTTTGTTCACAAGCACCAGCAAATGGGCAACAGTGTTTACATCCACTGCAAAGCTGGCCGTTCCCGTAGTGCTACCATGGTAGCTGCTTATTTAATTGAG aGACATAAATGGAAGCCTGATGTTGCCACCAGTTTCATAACCGACATCCGGCCACACATCTTGATCCGCAACAGTCAGCAACAAATCCTGGAGCAGTTCTACCTGTCGGTTACTAACTCGGAAGCCCCAGGAAATGGGGGGTGA